TTGTCAATATGTGCAAATTTTCGGTTCATGTCGCCTTTTGTGCCACGACCTCTTTCTATAATGCTTTTAAAATTTAAATTCGGTACAACCCAAAGGCTTCCTTTTGTTATATTATAATCAGTTGCGACTATCGATGCTGCTAAAAATCCTCCTGGCTCATCACCTTGTATGCCACCTATTAAAAGCATAGTATTGTCATCTTGTATACCCTTTTTATAAAGCGTGTAGTCAAACTGAGATGCATTTAAGGATACAAAAATAAAAATCGTTAAAATTTTAATCGCTTTCAAGCATTTTCCTTGCTTTGTGGTAGTATGAGATTAAGCAAAATTCCTATAATCGCACCAAGCCCAATGCCTGAAAAGCTAACTATCTCGAGGTCTATAACCATGCCACCTATGGCAAAGACAAATATTAGCGCTACGATTATCATATTTCGTGGCTCATTTAAATCAGCCTGACTTCTTATAAGCATTTGCATGCCAACGCTTGCTATAACCCCAAAAAGTAGTAACATAATGCCACCTATAACAGGTTGAGGTATGGTTGATAAAAATGCGCCAAGCTTGCCAACAAAAGCTAGAAGTATGGCCGCTATGGCTGCCCAAGTCATAATGGCTGGATTATAAGCTTTTGTAATGCTAACCGCGCCAGTAACCTCTGAGTATGTTGTGTTTGGCGGACCACCAAAAAGTCCGGCTATACTCGTTGCTACACCATCACCAAGTAGAGTGTTTTTAAGTCCTGGTTTTTTTAAGAAATTTTCTTTCGCAACATTTGAGATAGTTAGCATATCTCCGATATGTTCTACTGCTGGGGCTATGGCTATAGGTATCATAAATAAAATAGCTCCAAGCTCAAAACTTGGTGCGGTAAAATCTGGCACTGAAAACCACGAAGCATTAGCAATAGGAGCAAAGTCAACTATACCCATAAAAAGCGATGCGATATAGCCTATTAATATGCCAAAAAGTATAGGTATAAGCCTAAAAATTCCTTTACCAAAAAGCATTAAAAAAATGGTTGCCATAAGCGATAAAAATGCTATTGACATCGCTTGAGTAGGCGTGTAGGCAGTAGCTCCAACACCCATTGTCATCTTTACAGCTGCTGGAGAGAGTATAAGACCTATGGTCATGATAACAGGACCAACAACGACTGGCGGAAGTAGTTTATGGATAAAATTTTCTCCACGAAATCTTATTAAAAAACTTAGCACAACATACAAAAGTCCAGCTGCTATGATACCGCCCATAGTTGCACTAAGCCCCCATTGAGAGATGCTAAAAGTTATAGGCGAGATAAAAGCAAAAGAGCTTGCTAGAAATATAGGTGGCACCTGCTCACGGTTTATTAGCTGAAATGCCAAAGTGCCAACTCCAGCGGTAAAAAGAGCAATATTTGCATTTAGTCCGGTAAGCATAGGCACAAGCACTAATGCACCAAATGCCACGAACAAAAACTGCACCCCAACAAGGCTATCTTTTAGCCTAAATTTATAACCCTCATACTGCTGCATATAACCCCCTAGTATAAGTTCTAACTTCATCATCAAGTTCGTAAATATCGTTTTGGGTTTGTATTTTTATGCCATTAAATTTCTCAAATGCCTTTAAAACAGCCTTTGAAATATCTAAAAACCCACACTCATTTTTTAAAAATTTATATACCATAAACTCGTTTGCGGCATTTACTACAATGCCCATATCTGGAGCTTTTAAAAGCTCATCTTTTAGTGAAAATATAGGATATTTTTTAAGATTTATCTCTTTAAATTTTATAGGTTTTAATGTTAGTAAATTTGCATTTTGTATGATATTTTTATCTATATTTTCAAGCACTGCATGGGCTATAGCAAGCTTCATATCGGCTTTTGAGATATGCGTAACGCTTGAGCCATCAACAAACTCAACAATCGCATGTACCATAGATGTTGGCTCTATATATGCTTGTATATTTTTTGTATTATAAAGCCAGTAAGCCTCCATGACCTCAAAAAGTTTGTTTGCCATGCTTGCGCTGTCTATAGTGATCTTTGCGCCCATATCCCAGTTTGGATGTTTTAATGCATCATTTGCTGTGGCTGTTTTTAGAAATTTTAGTGGCGTTTTATAAAATGCCCCACCACTTGCGGTTATTATAAGTTTTGATACTTTCGTTTTGTTTTGAAGCAAAAATTTCAAGCCAAAATGCTCACTGTCTATTGGCAAAATTTCATCTGTTTTTAGAAATTTTCCACCAACAACAAGGCTTTCTTTGTTTGCTAGTGCGAGAATTTTTCCAAGTTTTTGCGTTGCTATACTTGCTCGAAGTCCCGCAAAGCCAACTATGGCATTTACAACTTTTTGGCTGTTGCAAAGTTCTAGCATATCTAAAATTTCGTTTCCAACAAAGACTTTATCATGCTTTACTTGTGAGCGTAAAGAGCTATCTTGTACGCTCACAAATTTTGGCTTAAATTCTGCTATTTGCTTATTTAATAACCCTACATTTGTCCCGCAACTAAGAGCCTCTACGGCTATATTATGTTGCTTGCAAAGCACAAGAGTGTTTGTGCCTATACTGCCAGTAGAACCAAGAACTACCACGAAAGCGACCAAAGAAGCGCAACAACGCCAAATAAATACCCATCGATCCTATCTAACATACCGCCGTGACCTGGAAAGAGTGAGCCGCTATCTTTTGCTCCTACTAAGCGTTTTAGATAGCTTTCAAACAAGTCTCCCCATA
This portion of the Campylobacter suis genome encodes:
- a CDS encoding uracil-xanthine permease family protein; this translates as MQQYEGYKFRLKDSLVGVQFLFVAFGALVLVPMLTGLNANIALFTAGVGTLAFQLINREQVPPIFLASSFAFISPITFSISQWGLSATMGGIIAAGLLYVVLSFLIRFRGENFIHKLLPPVVVGPVIMTIGLILSPAAVKMTMGVGATAYTPTQAMSIAFLSLMATIFLMLFGKGIFRLIPILFGILIGYIASLFMGIVDFAPIANASWFSVPDFTAPSFELGAILFMIPIAIAPAVEHIGDMLTISNVAKENFLKKPGLKNTLLGDGVATSIAGLFGGPPNTTYSEVTGAVSITKAYNPAIMTWAAIAAILLAFVGKLGAFLSTIPQPVIGGIMLLLFGVIASVGMQMLIRSQADLNEPRNMIIVALIFVFAIGGMVIDLEIVSFSGIGLGAIIGILLNLILPQSKENA
- the dxr gene encoding 1-deoxy-D-xylulose-5-phosphate reductoisomerase, whose translation is MVAFVVVLGSTGSIGTNTLVLCKQHNIAVEALSCGTNVGLLNKQIAEFKPKFVSVQDSSLRSQVKHDKVFVGNEILDMLELCNSQKVVNAIVGFAGLRASIATQKLGKILALANKESLVVGGKFLKTDEILPIDSEHFGLKFLLQNKTKVSKLIITASGGAFYKTPLKFLKTATANDALKHPNWDMGAKITIDSASMANKLFEVMEAYWLYNTKNIQAYIEPTSMVHAIVEFVDGSSVTHISKADMKLAIAHAVLENIDKNIIQNANLLTLKPIKFKEINLKKYPIFSLKDELLKAPDMGIVVNAANEFMVYKFLKNECGFLDISKAVLKAFEKFNGIKIQTQNDIYELDDEVRTYTRGLYAAV